One Sanguibacter sp. HDW7 DNA window includes the following coding sequences:
- a CDS encoding A/G-specific adenine glycosylase, whose translation MPTTSPALLRARTVEWFAREARPLPWRAPDRTPWGVLVSEVMSQQTPVARVEPSWRAWLERWPGPAELAAAEAADVLRMWGTLGYPRRALRLQDCARTIVERHGGEVPSTSEELLALPGIGPYTTGAVLAFAFGRRAVVLDTNVRRVLARAVAGTALPHPHQTAGEVRLAEQVLPDDDASAAAWAAASMELGALVCTARAPRCGECPVADLCAWRLAGSPPDEHAGRRRTQAWEGTDRQCRGRVMGALRAASVPVPRAELAELWPDAAQLERCIATLVEDHLAEESPGGLHLPT comes from the coding sequence GTGCCCACCACCTCCCCCGCCCTCCTGCGCGCCCGCACGGTCGAGTGGTTCGCGCGCGAGGCGCGGCCCCTGCCGTGGCGGGCGCCCGACCGCACGCCCTGGGGCGTGCTCGTCTCCGAGGTGATGTCGCAGCAGACGCCCGTCGCACGCGTCGAACCGTCGTGGCGCGCGTGGCTCGAGAGGTGGCCCGGCCCGGCCGAGCTTGCGGCCGCGGAGGCCGCCGACGTCCTGCGGATGTGGGGCACGCTCGGCTACCCGCGGCGTGCGCTGCGGCTGCAGGACTGCGCGCGGACGATCGTCGAGCGGCACGGCGGCGAGGTGCCGTCCACCTCCGAGGAGCTGCTCGCGCTGCCGGGCATCGGCCCGTACACGACGGGGGCGGTGCTGGCGTTCGCGTTCGGGCGTCGGGCCGTCGTCCTCGACACGAACGTGCGGCGCGTGCTCGCGCGCGCCGTCGCGGGCACGGCGCTGCCGCACCCGCACCAGACGGCCGGGGAGGTGCGGCTCGCGGAGCAGGTCCTGCCCGACGACGACGCGTCCGCGGCCGCGTGGGCCGCCGCGTCGATGGAGCTCGGGGCGCTCGTCTGCACGGCTCGAGCGCCGCGCTGCGGCGAGTGCCCGGTCGCGGACCTGTGCGCGTGGCGTCTCGCAGGGTCGCCGCCCGACGAGCACGCCGGCCGACGTCGGACGCAGGCGTGGGAGGGCACCGACCGGCAGTGCCGCGGCCGCGTCATGGGCGCGCTGCGCGCTGCCTCCGTGCCGGTCCCGCGCGCGGAGCTCGCGGAGCTCTGGCCCGACGCGGCCCAGCTGGAACGCTGCATCGCGACCCTCGTCGAGGACCACCTGGCGGAGGAGTCGCCCGGCGGCCTCCACCTCCCGACCTGA
- a CDS encoding LacI family DNA-binding transcriptional regulator, producing the protein MSEDGRTPDRAPSMADVAQVAGVSHQTVSRVLNDHPNVRPQTRAAVLSAIEQLGYRRNSAARALVTRRSGVLGVVTTGSALYGPSSTLLGIELAAREHGYVVTVATVTSFEPATMSATVEQFLEQRVEGIIVVAPQVDATRAILELGAPVPIVMVSSSSVDARGAGASAVRSVGVDQVAGGRLATEHLLGLGHRDVLHVAGPQDWFDARARLVGWRAALDAAPGATGELVQGDWTADVGYELGLRLVREGLPSAVFAANDQIALGMLRAFWERGVVVPRDVSLVGFDDVAGADHFIPPLTTVRQDFVALGRRALAATDAMVTGGEPDSSPLVPELVVRASTARPA; encoded by the coding sequence ATGTCCGAGGACGGACGGACGCCGGACCGCGCGCCGTCGATGGCCGACGTCGCGCAGGTCGCCGGGGTCTCGCACCAGACCGTGTCGCGCGTGCTCAACGACCACCCGAACGTGCGCCCTCAGACGCGGGCCGCGGTCCTGAGCGCGATCGAGCAGCTCGGCTACCGGCGCAACAGCGCGGCCCGCGCGCTCGTCACGCGGCGCTCGGGCGTCCTCGGCGTCGTGACGACGGGCTCGGCGCTGTACGGCCCGTCCTCGACGCTCCTCGGGATCGAGCTCGCGGCGCGCGAGCACGGCTATGTCGTCACGGTCGCGACGGTGACGTCGTTCGAGCCGGCGACTATGTCGGCGACCGTCGAGCAGTTCCTCGAGCAGCGCGTCGAGGGGATCATCGTCGTCGCGCCGCAGGTCGACGCGACGCGCGCGATCCTCGAGCTCGGCGCGCCGGTGCCGATCGTCATGGTGTCCTCGTCGTCGGTCGACGCGCGCGGCGCGGGTGCGTCCGCGGTGCGGTCGGTGGGCGTCGACCAGGTCGCGGGCGGGCGTCTCGCGACGGAGCACCTGCTGGGGCTCGGGCACCGCGACGTCCTGCACGTCGCGGGACCGCAGGACTGGTTCGACGCGCGGGCGCGCCTGGTCGGCTGGCGGGCGGCTCTCGACGCGGCGCCCGGCGCGACGGGGGAGCTCGTGCAGGGCGACTGGACGGCGGACGTCGGCTACGAGCTCGGGCTGCGGCTCGTCCGAGAGGGTCTGCCGTCGGCGGTGTTCGCGGCGAACGACCAGATCGCGCTCGGCATGCTGCGGGCGTTCTGGGAGCGGGGCGTCGTCGTGCCGCGGGACGTCTCGCTCGTGGGCTTCGACGACGTCGCGGGTGCGGACCACTTCATCCCGCCGCTCACGACGGTGCGGCAGGACTTCGTAGCGCTCGGGCGTCGTGCGCTCGCGGCGACGGACGCGATGGTGACGGGCGGGGAGCCGGACTCGTCGCCGCTCGTCCCGGAGCTCGTGGTGCGCGCCTCGACGGCGCGCCCGGCGTAG
- a CDS encoding glycerol-3-phosphate dehydrogenase/oxidase: MSVSGSASRLTPATRRASLDALRASVTEPLDVLVVGGGVTGAGIALDAVSRGLTTAIVESQDWASGTSSRSSKLVHGGLRYLQMLDFHLVKEALTERDLLIKKLAPHLVKPVSFLFPLEHHVWQRAYIGAGVALYDGLATLAPGSRAMPWHRHLTRTGMEKLFPDLRHDAAVGALRYWDASVDDARLVLTLVRTASEYGAHAATRTQVVELTSSPSGRVDGAVLEDLETGERFPVKARHVINATGVWTEETESLAGSDGGLRVLASKGIHIVVPRERIRGTVGLILQTEKSVLFVIPWSRYWVIGTTDTPWEQELTHPVATSADIDYVLEHANAVLADPLTRDDIIGTWAGLRPLLQPGTKEGTSSAKVSREHTVASPTPGLTVIAGGKLTTYRVMAEDAVDFALGVEARTRPSVTAQTPLLGAVGLDAQRNWARRHARTYGWDRAMLDHLFHRYGSLVGDLVALCEAQPDLARPLEHAPAYLRAEIAYAVEAEGVLHLEDVLLHRTRLNYEIRDRGLAALEEISRIAADRLGWDEPRRLDEVTSYTARAEAEAAAERQPDDASAERTRLAAADVAPLRPLGR, translated from the coding sequence ATGTCCGTCTCCGGTTCCGCATCCCGCCTCACCCCGGCGACCCGTCGCGCCTCGCTCGACGCCCTCCGCGCGTCGGTCACCGAGCCGCTCGACGTCCTCGTCGTCGGCGGCGGTGTCACTGGCGCCGGCATCGCTCTCGACGCCGTGAGCCGCGGCCTGACGACCGCGATCGTCGAGAGCCAGGACTGGGCGTCCGGCACGTCGTCACGCTCCTCCAAGCTCGTCCACGGCGGCCTGCGCTACCTGCAGATGCTCGACTTCCACCTCGTCAAGGAGGCGCTCACCGAGCGCGACCTCCTCATCAAGAAGCTCGCGCCGCACCTCGTCAAGCCCGTCTCCTTCCTCTTCCCGCTCGAGCACCACGTGTGGCAGCGCGCGTACATCGGCGCGGGCGTCGCCCTCTACGACGGCCTCGCGACCCTCGCTCCCGGCTCGCGCGCCATGCCCTGGCACCGCCACCTCACGCGCACCGGCATGGAGAAGCTCTTCCCCGACCTGCGCCACGACGCCGCGGTCGGCGCCCTGCGCTACTGGGACGCGTCCGTCGACGACGCCCGCCTCGTCCTCACGCTCGTCCGCACCGCCTCGGAGTACGGCGCGCACGCCGCGACCCGCACACAGGTCGTCGAGCTCACGTCGAGCCCGTCGGGCCGGGTCGACGGCGCCGTCCTCGAGGACCTCGAGACGGGCGAGCGCTTCCCTGTCAAGGCGCGCCACGTCATCAACGCGACGGGCGTGTGGACCGAGGAGACCGAGTCCCTCGCCGGCTCCGACGGCGGCCTGCGCGTCCTCGCATCCAAGGGCATCCACATCGTCGTGCCCCGCGAGCGCATCCGCGGCACCGTCGGCCTGATCCTCCAGACCGAGAAGTCCGTGCTCTTCGTCATCCCGTGGTCGCGCTACTGGGTCATCGGCACGACCGACACCCCGTGGGAGCAGGAGCTCACGCACCCCGTCGCGACGAGCGCGGACATCGACTACGTGCTCGAGCACGCCAACGCAGTCCTCGCCGACCCGCTCACGCGGGACGACATCATCGGCACGTGGGCCGGCCTGCGACCCCTCCTCCAGCCCGGGACCAAGGAGGGCACAAGCTCCGCGAAGGTCTCCCGCGAGCACACCGTCGCCTCGCCGACCCCCGGGCTCACCGTCATCGCGGGCGGCAAGCTCACGACGTACCGGGTCATGGCGGAGGACGCGGTCGACTTCGCGCTCGGCGTCGAGGCCCGCACCCGGCCGTCGGTCACGGCGCAGACACCGCTGCTCGGAGCCGTCGGGCTCGACGCGCAGCGCAACTGGGCCCGCCGCCACGCCCGCACCTACGGCTGGGACCGCGCGATGCTCGACCACCTCTTCCACCGCTACGGCTCGCTCGTCGGCGACCTCGTCGCGCTGTGCGAGGCGCAGCCCGACCTCGCCCGCCCGCTCGAGCACGCCCCCGCGTACCTCCGTGCCGAGATCGCGTACGCGGTCGAGGCCGAAGGAGTCCTCCACCTCGAGGACGTCCTGCTCCACCGCACCCGACTCAACTACGAGATCCGCGACCGCGGGCTCGCCGCGCTCGAGGAGATCTCCCGCATCGCCGCGGACCGCCTCGGCTGGGACGAGCCCCGACGCCTCGACGAGGTCACCTCGTACACCGCTCGCGCAGAGGCTGAGGCCGCGGCGGAGCGCCAGCCCGACGACGCGTCGGCCGAGCGCACCCGCCTCGCCGCCGCCGACGTCGCACCCCTGCGGCCGCTCGGTCGCTGA
- the disA gene encoding DNA integrity scanning diadenylate cyclase DisA translates to MDAQLRDTLMAVAPGTELRDGLERILRGRTGALIVMGMDPVVESLCSGGFELEVDFSATRLRELAKMDGAIVLDPRSSRIVRAAVQLLPDATIPTSESGTRHRTAERVAKQTGFPVISVSQSMRIVAVYTNGGRHVLEDTEVIQSRANQALSTLERYRARLDEVSGTLSALEIEDLVTVRDVCAVVQRLEMVSRIHEEIAGYVIELGTDGRLLALQLDELVGGLGSDRDAVIRDYVELRAKDRSISDVLQALSLLDSTQLLDLSQIGRVLGLPGGGDALDAAVAPHGYRLLSKVPRLPGAIVERLVTHFGGLQRLLAATIEELMGVDGVGEQRARAVREGLSRLAESSILERYV, encoded by the coding sequence ATGGACGCCCAGCTGCGCGACACCCTCATGGCCGTCGCGCCCGGCACCGAGCTCCGTGACGGGCTCGAACGCATCCTCCGCGGACGCACGGGCGCTCTCATCGTCATGGGCATGGACCCCGTCGTCGAGTCCCTGTGCTCGGGCGGCTTCGAGCTCGAGGTCGACTTCTCCGCGACCCGCCTGCGCGAGCTCGCGAAGATGGATGGCGCGATCGTCCTCGACCCGCGCAGCTCGCGCATCGTGCGCGCTGCGGTCCAGCTCCTCCCGGACGCCACCATCCCCACGTCGGAGTCCGGCACGCGTCACCGCACCGCCGAGCGCGTCGCCAAGCAGACCGGATTCCCCGTGATCTCCGTGTCGCAGTCCATGCGCATCGTCGCCGTCTACACCAACGGCGGACGCCACGTCCTCGAGGACACCGAGGTCATCCAGTCCCGCGCCAACCAGGCCCTCTCGACGCTCGAGCGCTACCGCGCCCGCCTCGACGAGGTCTCCGGGACGCTATCCGCGCTCGAGATCGAGGACCTCGTCACCGTCCGCGACGTGTGCGCCGTCGTCCAGCGCCTCGAGATGGTCTCCCGCATCCACGAGGAGATCGCCGGCTACGTCATCGAGCTCGGCACCGACGGCCGCCTCCTCGCGCTCCAGCTCGACGAGCTCGTCGGCGGCCTCGGCTCCGACCGCGACGCCGTCATCCGCGACTACGTCGAGCTGCGCGCCAAGGACCGTTCGATCTCCGACGTCCTCCAGGCGCTCTCGCTGCTCGACTCGACGCAGCTCCTCGACCTCTCGCAGATCGGCCGCGTGCTCGGCCTGCCCGGCGGCGGCGACGCCCTCGACGCGGCCGTCGCGCCGCACGGCTACCGCCTGCTCTCGAAGGTCCCGCGCCTGCCCGGCGCGATCGTCGAGCGGCTCGTCACCCACTTCGGCGGGCTGCAGCGCCTGCTCGCAGCGACGATCGAGGAGCTCATGGGTGTCGACGGCGTCGGCGAGCAGCGCGCCCGCGCCGTGCGCGAGGGTCTCTCACGCCTCGCGGAGTCGAGCATCCTCGAGCGGTACGTCTGA
- a CDS encoding Ig-like domain-containing protein, whose protein sequence is MRLHHRTIALLGALALALPAVLVASPAHAAELVESEPNDNTSVADALPLATTIRGSSWSDRWTYDRDYFETTIPKDSRLTLQMVFPSGLVGGAYEVTLYDGSGGRRGSWELEGTDSAGAWGRAQAIFVPAGKVRVLVEAQSTDAVWGKEYTLRLDATPGFVETEGNDNSSVADALPLATVIRGSTYGTQWYDRDYYVTNIPKDSRVTPTLTFPSGLVGGAYDVTLYDSSGRARGSWALEGSDSAGAWRSAQAIFVPAGPVTMLVEAQNTDAVWGKEYALRLDATPGFVETESNDNSSVADVLPLGTTVLGSVYGTSWYDRDYTVTRLASATRVRVGLTFPTGLAGAAYTVSVYDDSQRLVWSKALTGADASGAWASRAIVPATSGNLYVLVEAKDSDAVWGKEYRLRLDPVVTAARPRVSGAAKVGKRLTAVPGTWTSGARLTYQWFRSGKAITGATARTYVVRPSDAGRPLTVRVAGSRSGYLPASSTSAKVTVARLTPKVTASKVTVKSGATARLSVSVATSATSRPTGTVTVKVAGKTVRVTVSAKAKGKVRVTLPKISKRGTHKVTVTFSPSGSTKVSTTARTVTTTVRVR, encoded by the coding sequence ATGCGCCTGCACCACCGGACCATCGCCCTCCTCGGGGCACTCGCCCTCGCCCTGCCGGCCGTGCTCGTCGCGAGCCCGGCGCACGCTGCGGAGCTCGTCGAGTCCGAGCCGAACGACAACACGTCGGTGGCGGACGCGCTGCCGCTCGCGACGACGATCCGAGGCTCGTCGTGGTCCGACCGGTGGACGTACGACCGCGACTACTTCGAGACGACGATCCCGAAGGACTCGCGGCTCACGCTCCAGATGGTGTTCCCGTCGGGTCTCGTCGGCGGCGCGTACGAGGTGACGCTCTACGACGGCTCCGGAGGGAGGCGCGGGTCGTGGGAGCTCGAGGGGACTGACTCGGCGGGCGCGTGGGGGAGGGCGCAAGCGATCTTCGTGCCGGCGGGCAAGGTCAGGGTCCTCGTCGAGGCGCAGAGCACGGACGCCGTGTGGGGCAAGGAGTACACGCTGCGGCTCGACGCGACGCCGGGGTTCGTCGAGACGGAGGGGAACGACAACTCGTCGGTCGCTGACGCGCTGCCCCTCGCGACGGTCATCCGCGGCTCGACCTATGGGACGCAGTGGTACGACCGCGACTACTACGTGACGAACATCCCCAAGGACTCGCGCGTCACGCCGACGCTGACGTTCCCCTCGGGCCTCGTCGGTGGCGCGTACGACGTGACGCTGTACGACTCCTCGGGTCGGGCGCGCGGGTCGTGGGCCCTCGAGGGGTCGGACTCGGCGGGTGCGTGGCGGAGCGCGCAGGCGATCTTCGTCCCCGCGGGCCCGGTGACGATGCTCGTCGAGGCGCAGAACACGGACGCGGTGTGGGGCAAGGAGTACGCGTTGCGGCTCGACGCGACGCCGGGCTTCGTGGAGACGGAGTCGAACGACAACTCGTCGGTCGCTGACGTGCTGCCCCTCGGGACGACCGTCCTCGGCTCGGTCTACGGGACGTCGTGGTACGACCGTGACTACACGGTGACGCGGCTCGCGAGCGCGACGCGCGTGCGGGTCGGCCTGACGTTCCCGACGGGTCTGGCGGGGGCCGCCTACACGGTCTCGGTGTACGACGACTCCCAGCGGCTCGTCTGGTCGAAGGCCCTCACGGGAGCCGACGCCTCGGGGGCGTGGGCGTCGCGGGCGATCGTCCCCGCGACCTCGGGGAACCTCTACGTCCTCGTCGAGGCGAAGGATTCCGACGCCGTGTGGGGCAAGGAGTACCGCCTGCGCCTCGACCCGGTGGTGACGGCAGCCCGGCCGCGGGTGTCGGGAGCTGCGAAGGTCGGCAAGCGGCTCACGGCGGTCCCCGGCACGTGGACGTCCGGGGCGCGGCTCACGTACCAGTGGTTCCGGTCCGGCAAGGCGATCACGGGTGCGACGGCACGCACGTACGTCGTGCGCCCGTCCGACGCGGGGCGTCCGCTCACGGTGCGCGTCGCGGGCTCGCGCTCGGGGTACCTTCCCGCGAGCTCGACGTCCGCGAAGGTGACGGTCGCGCGTCTCACACCGAAGGTCACGGCGTCGAAGGTGACCGTGAAGAGTGGCGCGACGGCCCGGCTCTCGGTGTCCGTGGCGACGTCGGCGACCTCCCGCCCGACCGGCACCGTCACGGTGAAGGTCGCCGGGAAGACCGTCCGGGTCACGGTCTCGGCGAAGGCGAAGGGCAAGGTGAGGGTGACGCTCCCGAAGATCTCCAAGCGCGGCACCCACAAGGTGACGGTGACGTTCTCGCCGTCGGGCTCGACGAAGGTCTCGACGACGGCGCGGACGGTGACGACGACGGTGCGCGTGCGCTGA
- a CDS encoding amino-acid N-acetyltransferase, producing MSSALPAFTVRPALPADVRAIRELVEPYAHRRILIAKEQVTYYEAVQEFVVAVDGAATVIGCGALHVMWSDLAEIRTLAVGPGWVGAGVGHAILDTLVERARALGLERVFCLTFEVDFFARHGFEEIEGTVVTTDVYAELLRSHDDGVAEFLDLARVKPNTLGNTRMLLRL from the coding sequence GTGAGCTCCGCCCTTCCTGCCTTTACCGTCCGTCCCGCCCTGCCCGCCGACGTCCGCGCGATCCGCGAGCTCGTCGAGCCGTACGCGCACCGACGCATCCTCATCGCGAAGGAGCAGGTCACCTACTACGAGGCGGTGCAGGAGTTCGTCGTCGCGGTCGACGGCGCGGCCACGGTCATCGGGTGCGGTGCGCTGCACGTCATGTGGTCGGACCTCGCGGAGATCCGCACGCTGGCCGTCGGGCCGGGCTGGGTCGGCGCGGGTGTCGGGCACGCGATCCTCGACACGCTCGTCGAGCGCGCGCGGGCGCTCGGGCTCGAGCGCGTGTTCTGCCTGACGTTCGAGGTCGACTTCTTCGCGCGCCACGGGTTCGAGGAGATCGAGGGCACGGTCGTCACGACCGACGTCTACGCCGAGCTGCTGCGCTCGCACGACGACGGCGTCGCGGAGTTCCTCGACCTCGCGCGGGTCAAGCCGAACACCCTCGGCAACACCCGCATGCTCCTCCGCCTCTGA
- the radA gene encoding DNA repair protein RadA has translation MAARTPRPRPAFRCTECGWTTVKWVGRCGECQEWGTVAEAEAPAGPRTAATSPARTPAVPISEVPVDAARAVPTGVDELDRVLGGGLVPGAVVLLAGEPGVGKSTLLLDVAAIAAMGGRTVLYVSGEESAGQVRLRAERIGALAPSLLLASETDLGTVLGHVEASEPDLLVLDSVQTIASTAVEGGPGGVAQVREVASSIIQAAKSRNMPVLLVGHVTKDGSVAGPRTLEHLVDVVCTFEGDRHSSLRLVRAVKNRYGPTDEVGCFELTEGGIVGLADPSGLFVSAAVQDVPGTCVTVTLEGRRPLPLEVQALAVPSTVPNPRRTTNGLDSSRLAMLLAVMHRFAGLRLDQQDVYASTVGGLRVSEPAADLAVALAVMSAARHRALPRGTFAIGEVGLSGELRPVAALARRLGEAARLGLRTAVVPAASASQLDPARLPAGLTIRPVHHVAEAAELYFADADERATR, from the coding sequence ATGGCCGCCCGCACACCCCGTCCCCGCCCCGCGTTCCGCTGCACCGAGTGCGGCTGGACCACCGTGAAGTGGGTCGGGCGCTGCGGCGAGTGCCAGGAGTGGGGCACCGTTGCGGAGGCCGAGGCCCCTGCGGGGCCTCGCACCGCCGCGACCTCGCCCGCACGCACCCCCGCCGTGCCGATCTCCGAGGTCCCGGTCGACGCGGCGCGCGCCGTGCCGACGGGCGTCGACGAGCTCGACCGGGTCCTCGGCGGAGGACTCGTGCCCGGCGCCGTCGTCCTCCTCGCCGGGGAGCCCGGCGTGGGCAAGTCGACCCTCCTGCTCGACGTCGCGGCAATCGCCGCGATGGGCGGCCGCACCGTCCTCTACGTCTCGGGCGAGGAGTCCGCGGGGCAGGTGCGCCTGCGCGCCGAGCGCATCGGGGCGCTCGCACCCTCGCTGCTCCTCGCCTCGGAGACCGACCTCGGCACCGTCCTCGGGCACGTCGAGGCGAGCGAGCCCGACCTCCTCGTGCTCGACTCGGTGCAGACGATCGCCTCCACGGCGGTCGAGGGCGGGCCGGGCGGAGTCGCCCAGGTGCGGGAGGTCGCCTCCTCGATCATCCAGGCCGCCAAGTCCCGCAACATGCCCGTGCTGCTCGTCGGTCACGTCACCAAGGACGGCTCTGTCGCAGGCCCGCGCACGCTCGAGCACCTCGTCGACGTCGTCTGCACGTTCGAGGGCGACCGGCACTCGAGCCTGCGGCTCGTGCGCGCCGTGAAGAACCGTTACGGACCGACGGACGAGGTCGGGTGCTTCGAGCTCACCGAGGGCGGCATCGTCGGTCTCGCCGACCCCTCGGGGCTCTTCGTCTCCGCGGCCGTCCAGGACGTCCCCGGCACGTGCGTCACCGTGACCCTCGAGGGCCGCCGGCCGCTTCCGCTCGAGGTCCAGGCGCTCGCCGTCCCGTCGACGGTCCCCAACCCCCGGCGCACGACGAACGGCCTCGACTCCTCGCGTCTCGCCATGCTGCTCGCCGTCATGCACCGTTTCGCGGGGCTGCGCCTCGACCAGCAGGACGTCTACGCGTCGACCGTCGGCGGCCTGCGCGTCTCCGAGCCCGCCGCGGACCTCGCTGTCGCGCTCGCCGTCATGAGCGCCGCCCGCCACCGCGCGCTACCGCGCGGCACGTTCGCGATCGGCGAGGTCGGGCTCTCGGGTGAGCTACGACCCGTCGCGGCGCTCGCGCGGAGGCTCGGTGAGGCCGCCCGCCTCGGGCTGCGCACGGCCGTCGTGCCCGCGGCCTCCGCCTCCCAGCTCGACCCCGCCCGGCTGCCCGCAGGGCTCACGATCCGGCCCGTCCACCATGTCGCCGAGGCCGCCGAGCTGTACTTCGCCGACGCCGACGAGCGCGCCACCCGCTGA
- a CDS encoding sugar-binding transcriptional regulator codes for MRARGRDVLAAASMYYLQDMTMETIARQLGTSRSTVSRLIKEARETGVVEITLRPTQSRAPGLTQRIRDRYGIDAYVAPVPDSASQADRLDHVARAAARLVGSWFDSEMVLAIAWGTTIHAIAEHLQRKPTRGSAVVQLNGAANTRSSGVDYAGDLISGYGRAFGAHVHHFPVPAFFDFAETRDAMWRERSVRRVLDVQRRADIALFSVGALEGELPSHVYSAGYLEPSDVEMLGVEGVVGDVCTVFLRADGSFSDIAINARATGPTPTQLREIPRRVCAVAGDTKAVPLRAALLAGIPTHLITDELTAQRLLELDDDVDDDPTWTPVGDPHPLRGS; via the coding sequence ATGCGTGCACGTGGGAGGGACGTCCTCGCAGCGGCGTCGATGTACTACCTGCAGGACATGACGATGGAGACGATCGCTCGCCAGCTCGGCACGTCGCGCTCGACCGTCTCCCGGCTCATCAAGGAGGCGCGCGAGACCGGCGTCGTCGAGATCACGCTGCGTCCCACGCAGTCACGCGCCCCCGGCCTCACCCAACGCATCCGCGACCGCTACGGCATCGACGCGTACGTCGCCCCCGTGCCCGACTCCGCGTCCCAGGCCGACCGCCTCGACCACGTCGCACGCGCGGCCGCGCGCCTCGTCGGCTCGTGGTTCGACTCCGAGATGGTCCTCGCGATCGCGTGGGGCACGACGATCCACGCGATCGCCGAGCACCTCCAGCGCAAGCCCACGCGCGGTTCCGCCGTCGTCCAGCTCAACGGCGCCGCCAACACCCGCTCGAGCGGCGTCGACTACGCGGGCGACCTCATCTCCGGCTACGGCCGGGCCTTCGGTGCGCACGTCCACCACTTCCCCGTGCCGGCGTTCTTCGACTTCGCCGAGACACGCGACGCCATGTGGCGCGAACGCTCCGTGCGCCGCGTGCTCGACGTCCAGCGGCGCGCGGACATCGCGCTGTTCTCCGTCGGCGCGCTCGAGGGCGAGCTGCCGAGCCACGTCTACTCGGCCGGCTACCTCGAGCCGTCGGACGTCGAGATGCTCGGGGTCGAGGGCGTCGTCGGCGACGTGTGCACGGTGTTCCTGCGGGCCGACGGCTCGTTCTCCGACATCGCGATCAACGCGCGCGCGACCGGGCCGACGCCCACGCAGCTCCGCGAGATCCCGCGGCGCGTGTGTGCGGTCGCGGGCGACACGAAGGCCGTGCCGCTGCGTGCGGCGCTGCTCGCGGGCATCCCGACGCACCTCATCACGGACGAGCTCACGGCGCAGCGGCTCCTCGAGCTCGACGATGACGTCGACGACGACCCGACCTGGACTCCCGTCGGTGACCCCCATCCCCTCCGCGGCTCGTAG